The sequence below is a genomic window from Hyperolius riggenbachi isolate aHypRig1 chromosome 7, aHypRig1.pri, whole genome shotgun sequence.
gctgcaaaaaaagtgtcacacatgtggtatcgccgtactcagaagaagtagtataatgtgttttgtggtgtatttttacatataaccatgctgggtgggagaaatatctctgtaaatgacacatttttgattttttttacacacaattgtccatttacagagagatttctcccacccagcatggatatgtgtaaaaatacaccacaaaacacattatactacttctcctgagtatggcgataccacatgtgtgacacttttttgcagcctaggtgcgctaaggggcccaacgtcctattcacaggtcattttgaggcatttgttttctagactactcctcacggtttagggcccctaaaatgccagggcagtataggaaccccacaagtgaccccattttagaaagaagacaccccaaggtattccgttaggggtatggtgagttcatagaagattttattttttgtcacaagttagtgaaaaatgacactttgtgaaaaaaacaataaaaatccaatttccgctaacttttgacaaaaaataaaatcttctatgaactcatcatacacctaacagaataccttggggtgtcttctttctaaaatggggtcacttgtggggttcctatactgccctggcattttacgggcccaaaactgtgagtagtctggaaaccaaatttctcaaaatgactgttcaggggtataagcatctgcaaattttgatgacaggtggtctatgagggggcaaattttgtggaacctttcataagcagggtggcctcttagatgacaggatgttttgggcctgatctgatggataggagtgctaggggggtgacaggaggtgattgatgggtgtctcagggggcggttagaggggaaaatagatgcaatcaatgcactggggaggtgatcggaagggggtctgagggggatctgagggtttggccgagtgatcaggagcccacacagggcaaattagggcctgatctgatgggtaggtgtgctagggggtgacaggaggtgattgatgggtttctcaaggtgtgattagaggggggaaatagatgcaagcaatgcactagcgaggtgatcagggctggggtctgaggacgttctgaggtgtgggcgggtgattgggtgcccgcaaggagcagattagggtctaatctgatgggtaaccgtgacaggtggtgatagggggtgattgatgggtaattagtgggtgtttagaggagagaagagatgtaaacactgcacttgggaggtgatctgatgtcggatctgcgggcgatctattggtgtgggtgggtgatcagattgcccgcaaggggcaggttaggggctgattgatgggtggcagtgacagggggtgattgatgggtggcagtgacagggggtgattgatgggtggcagtgacagggggtgattgataggtgattgacaggtgatcagtgggttattacagggaataacagatgtaaatattgcactggcgaattgataagggggggtctgagggcaatctgagcgtgtgggcgggtgattgggtgcccgcaaggggcagattagggtctaatctgatgggtaacagtgacaggtggtgatagggggtgattgatgggtaattagtgggtgtttagaggagagaagagatgtatacactgcacttgggaggtgatctgatgtcggatctgcgggcgatctattggtgttggtgggtgatcagattgcccgcaaggggcaggttaggggctgattgatgggtggcagtgacagggggtgattgatgggtggcagtgacagggggtgattgataggtgattgacaggtgatcagtgggttattacagggaataacagatgtaaatattgcactggcgaattgataagggggggtctgagggcaatctgagcgtgtgggcgggtgattgggtgcccgcaaggggtagattagggtctaatctgatgggtaacagtgacaggtggtgatagggggtgattgatgggtgattgatgggtaattagtgggtgtttagaggagagaatagatgtaaacaatggatttgggaggtgatctgatgtcggatctgcgggcgatctattggtgtgggggggtgatcagattgcccgcaaggggcaggttaggggctgattgatgggtggcagtgacagggggtgattgacgggtgattgacaggtgattgacaggtgatcaggggggatagatgcatatagtacacggggggggggggtctggggggggggtctggggagaatctgaggggtggggggtgatgaggagggggcagtgggcagggggggggattaaaaaaaaaatagcgttgacagatagtgacagggagtgattgatgggtgattaggggggtgactgggtgcaaacagtggtctggggggtgggcaggggggggtctgaggggtgctgtgggcgatcagggggcagggggggggaaatcagtgtgcttgggtgcagactagggtggctgcagcctgccctggtggtccctcggacactgggaccaccagggcaggaggcagccagtataataggctttgtatacattacaaagcctattatacatatgtgcagcggcgatccgggtggtagtaacccgccggcgcttccgaacggccggcgggttactacgagcggtgggcggagccagtccccggcggctgatcgcgtcacgaatgacgcgatcgccgcatagccactcccgcagccgcccccgccgatgggcgtattgcggtcgtttgggcccggactttgccgccgcccatcggctgggggcggtcctcaagtggttaagagtaagaggatagatacaattgtttatctcaccagtttattttcatctcaggtttactttaagaagttGCTAAACCTTTCTATAGCTACCAATGCAAAACATTCCTCTGCCTCTGTGTTATTATGGAAAAATGTAACCAATCTCTTCTGATGCTTTGCATGTGTTAGACtctaacacatacagtatattagcACTCATAACTCATACAATCACAAACACAAGAAGCTTGAGAATATCACAACAATGGAGTCTGCTGCCAGTCTTCTGCAGACCATCATGACCATATTGCTGGCAGTGATGGGCATTATCTTAAATGTTTTCATTGTCTCTTTCAGCTTTAAAAGCCTGAAACTCAGACTGAATTATAATCCCACCAGTGTGATCTACTTCACTATGGGGCTGCTGAACATCTTCATGCAGCTGGTTTTATCCACAGAGTCTTTAATTTTTGCCTTTTGGCCTGCTTTGTATAACATGAGGGAAATACTTTTAACTTGTATTGTACTGGGCATGACGCTAATGTACAGCAGCTTTTGGCTCACTGGCTGGCTTTGTGCTTATTATTGTGTTACCATTTCCAACTTCAGTCATCGACTCATAGTAGGGCTAAAGCAGTTCCTCTCCTCCTTCCTGCCTCATGTTCTTCTCTTATCAGTCATAGGGTCATTTTTCATGAGCATCTTAATGTTTTGGATGGCTGACATGGAATTTCCAACACAGTTTCCGACAAATAACACTTCAGAATCCTTTGTTAGCCCAAAAATTCTCTTGAGTCCAGTATACAGAGCGATGGTCACTGTTCTGGGATGCGGTCTACCCTTCATTCTTGCTCTCGGCTCCACTGGAGTCACTGTTTTCTCTCTTATAACACATATAATCAGAATGAAGAACAATGTATCTGGATACACTCGACCTAATCTCCATGCCCACATCAATGCAACTAGAACTATGGTTCTGCTCTTCACATTCTCTGTCATTTTCTATATCATTGAGTCTCTCTTCTTGATAAGCGTCAAAGGCATGGCATTAAGTCTACTAATCATTATCAGCTATTTTGTTATCATGTCTTTTCCAACAGCTGAAGCCATCATCATTATCCAGGCTATTCCCAAGCTGAGGAAGATTATTCTGGGAAGGTTCTATCCTGGGAATGATAGCGACAACGGCATAACAGATGACACCTAgggtgaaagtaaaaaaaaaaaaaaaaaactttactgcaAAGACTGGTATGAGCATcctcaaactttttaaaacagatcCAGGAAAATAGGAGTTTACGTATCCAGGTTCCCTAACCACTGTCATGTTTCCATCCTAATAAGAAACAATGGGATTGATACAAACAAACTAACAGAGTACGTAGTGatttcactcactgtcctcagaaaAGTTTACAATCTAACTCCTACAATATTCATATTTTAATGTCACTATCATGTTATAATAATGTATTGATATAATGGTTAATTTTCTGCAGCTCTTTACAAAGTCCATAGTCATGCCATTGTCCATTGACTGCCCTCTGAGAAGCTCTCAATATaattcatagtcatagtctgttctaccatactattattattattatgtatttatatagcactgatatcttctgcagcattttacagagtacatagtcatgtcactgactgtcttcagaggagctcacaatctaccatattttttggaatataagacacgcTTTTTCTCCCTGaaattggggagaaaaagtccctgcatcttatattccaaagacaggGACTTACAATCACCCGCCGATACAAACTGCTGACCTGCCACGATATCGAgcactccctgccttgtccccttGTTTGGTCCTCCATCCTCCACAATtcttctctgctcccctgtgtgtaaaaataatTAGCGGCAGAGTGGCTCACCTCACCTGCTATCCTAGTGGTGATcagcagacctctcctcttctgcGTGGCTTctctagtgacggcttctgctgatgatgctGATGATGTGAGGGGAGGGAAGCCAGGAGGGGACAAAGGGGAActggaggtgacacagaggggaaggaggggacaaaaaggggacacagagagcaaggaggtgacacagggggaacatcaggggacacaggggggtaGGAGTAGAGATTTGGGGCCAtgcagaccacacaggggggcaggaggagacaTGCAGGGGCCAGGAGGACCACACAGGAAGTTAGGAGAAGACATGCGAtgggggccaggaggggacacaggggagggggcaggagggggaacaggagaggacacagggggaacaggaggagacacagggggacagtagGAGGCATATGGGGACAAGAGGGACATAAGGGGGCAATGGAGCACATAGTGGgacaaacaggaggacacactggggacGGAAGGGGGCACATGGGGGAGAAAAGGAGAGCACAGGGCGAACAGAAGGGGAGACATggtggacagaagaggacacatggggatacagaAGGACAATgattggggagaacatctacaacacGCTCCTGAAcatgaatgcaccaggtttagaaaaaaaatttccccttgtttttcccctctaaacctaggtgtgtcttatattccggagcatcttatattctgaaaaatacagtaatgatTACTATTTTCATAGTCTATCCTACAATATTACTGCTAAATATGTATTTGCCTACTTAAAATAAGAGGTATCCAcaattattcagctttatgtAAATTTAaaagatctcccatgatgcatcactgccaaATATGTTCGACATCCCTTTGGGGTCCCTGAAAAAGCACTAATTTTCTTTTGTTTCCCAAGAAGACAATTTGGTCCCTCCAAGCTCCTTATGATATCCTAATAGTTTTGGGTCACAATGAATGATTCTTTAGCCACTCTGTTAGCTGTTACCCACTTCTTATATATTACATCTTTATACCAGTGATTGCCAGTTTGGGCACCTCCTACTCTGGTTTGTTGCTGTCAGTGCTCACCCCTGGATTGGGGCTAAGTTTATAGTTATAGCATAAATCCTCTTTGGAGCCAAGACCAAGTGGGGCCGAGTGGGGACAGTACTTCCCCACATGTGCATATGGTGGCTAGATTagaaacccagacttgtgagtacctTACATACTCTTTTATCATTCCCATATCATCTGacgtactacaccagattgggattAGGGCTGCTCGTAATCTACGCCAATGCgtatctacgcatcatagttcacgTTCTACAGATCGTAGTGTGAATGCGTAGTTTAAAAAAAGTTTACGAATGTACGCATAGCGAAGTACTGCTATGCATAGTTACGTCTCCTACGCGTAGTTTACATGTGTATTGCAAAGCCAACTGCGAATGCGATATACGTGTCTAGTTTGACACGTACAGATTAAATTGTCACTTGCGCATgcccagaaatattattgcccattCTATGCACATAAAA
It includes:
- the LOC137526057 gene encoding taste receptor type 2 member 40-like, with the translated sequence MDHIPSRKARPDDALYGALRRFTSGNAEEEDTFPEEDWQSAKNETLPRRETGGQRRTGAGTGRLHEAWQSPSFKSLKLRLNYNPTSVIYFTMGLLNIFMQLVLSTESLIFAFWPALYNMREILLTCIVLGMTLMYSSFWLTGWLCAYYCVTISNFSHRLIVGLKQFLSSFLPHVLLLSVIGSFFMSILMFWMADMEFPTQFPTNNTSESFVSPKILLSPVYRAMVTVLGCGLPFILALGSTGVTVFSLITHIIRMKNNVSGYTRPNLHAHINATRTMVLLFTFSVIFYIIESLFLISVKGMALSLLIIISYFVIMSFPTAEAIIIIQAIPKLRKIILGRFYPGNDSDNGITDDT